The following proteins come from a genomic window of Nitrospira sp.:
- a CDS encoding LSU ribosomal protein L28p, which produces MALQCEICQKKPVSGNNVSHANNKTRRVFNPNIQTVRALVGKSHRRIRVCTRCLRSGLVRKAV; this is translated from the coding sequence GTGGCGTTACAATGTGAGATTTGCCAAAAGAAGCCCGTATCCGGCAACAATGTCAGTCACGCGAACAATAAGACCAGGCGAGTGTTCAATCCTAATATTCAGACTGTTCGTGCCCTGGTCGGTAAGAGCCATCGGCGTATTCGGGTATGCACCCGCTGTTTGCGTTCCGGATTAGTCCGCAAAGCGGTCTGA
- a CDS encoding Mobile element protein: MPVRVILTQGTAADCTQASKLIEGIDADQLIADRGYDTDAIIEQAAAQGTGVVIPPKKNRIVQRPYDEDLYKLRHLVENAFLHLKRWRGIATRYAKNSTSFLAAVQIRCLALWLTIS; this comes from the coding sequence ATGCCGGTCCGAGTTATTCTTACACAAGGGACCGCGGCTGATTGCACGCAAGCTTCAAAGCTGATCGAAGGTATTGACGCCGATCAGCTGATCGCCGATCGGGGGTACGATACGGATGCCATCATTGAACAGGCCGCCGCGCAAGGCACGGGCGTTGTTATACCGCCGAAGAAAAATAGAATCGTTCAACGCCCCTACGACGAAGATCTCTACAAGCTGCGCCATCTGGTCGAGAATGCATTCCTTCATCTCAAACGCTGGCGCGGGATCGCCACACGATACGCCAAAAACTCCACGTCCTTCCTAGCCGCCGTTCAAATCAGATGCCTCGCCCTGTGGCTCACAATCTCGTGA